The following proteins come from a genomic window of Achromobacter sp. AONIH1:
- a CDS encoding ABC transporter ATP-binding protein, translating to MQQAIQSPSARTGAAGARPDLSISCRDINVRFFSDRRSTTAIEGLSLDVPAGEFLTLLGPSGCGKSTFLRVVADLVQPSRGEIKVLNDAPSAARARRDIGFVFQDAALLPWRTALQNVELPLEVANGRSRAGKATPRELLELVGLKGREDAYPHEMSGGMRQRVAIARALVSDPRVLLMDEPFGALDEITRDRLNEELRRVWREMGLTILFVTHSIHEAAFLGQRVLLLAANPGRVKEIVPVMLPEQRTLATRDTAEFVQLSAHLRRVLETC from the coding sequence ATGCAACAAGCGATTCAATCCCCATCCGCCAGGACGGGCGCCGCCGGCGCGCGCCCGGACCTGTCGATCAGCTGCCGCGACATCAATGTCCGGTTCTTCAGCGACCGGCGCAGCACGACCGCGATCGAGGGCCTGAGCCTGGATGTCCCCGCGGGCGAGTTCCTGACCCTGCTTGGTCCCTCCGGCTGTGGCAAATCCACGTTCCTGCGCGTGGTGGCCGACCTGGTGCAGCCCAGCCGCGGCGAGATCAAGGTGCTCAACGACGCCCCGTCCGCCGCGCGCGCCCGGCGCGACATCGGCTTCGTGTTCCAGGACGCGGCCCTGCTGCCCTGGCGCACCGCGCTGCAGAACGTCGAGCTGCCGCTGGAGGTTGCCAATGGCCGCTCGCGCGCCGGCAAGGCGACGCCGCGCGAACTGCTGGAACTGGTCGGACTGAAGGGCCGCGAGGACGCGTACCCGCATGAAATGTCCGGCGGCATGCGTCAGCGCGTGGCGATTGCCCGCGCGCTGGTGAGCGATCCGCGTGTGCTGCTGATGGACGAACCGTTCGGCGCGCTCGATGAGATCACGCGCGACCGCCTCAACGAGGAACTGCGCCGCGTCTGGCGCGAGATGGGGCTGACGATCCTGTTCGTCACGCACAGCATCCACGAAGCGGCCTTCCTGGGCCAGCGCGTGCTGCTGCTTGCCGCCAATCCCGGCCGGGTCAAGGAGATCGTGCCGGTGATGCTGCCGGAGCAACGCACCCTGGCCACCCGCGACACGGCGGAATTCGTTCAACTGTCCGCGCATCTGCGGCGCGTTCTGGAGACCTGCTGA
- a CDS encoding ABC transporter permease, translating into MSASEMKLNLAKPGVDAEADAYRASRRRSLWRSRSLPALGILGIVAAWWAVVAIFDVKPFIAPTPGLVLQTLYDKRDILLQNLMPTALEAAGGFLLGNLLAALLATVFVHSKTLREIFYPVAGMINSIPIVAKAPILVLIMGNGIEPKITIAAMVCFFPTLVNMVRGLEDVNPQSLELMRVLSASKREIFFKLRLYNSLPYLFSALRIAASMSVIGAVVGEWIGATAGVGAMIIQATYAFDSALLYAAIVLCAALSGSFFLIITLVERWLIKWKPEQSH; encoded by the coding sequence ATGAGCGCGTCCGAAATGAAGCTGAATCTGGCCAAGCCCGGCGTTGACGCCGAGGCGGACGCCTACCGGGCCAGCCGTCGCCGCAGCCTCTGGCGTTCGCGCTCGCTGCCGGCGCTGGGTATCCTCGGCATCGTGGCCGCCTGGTGGGCGGTGGTGGCGATCTTCGACGTCAAGCCCTTCATCGCGCCCACGCCGGGCCTGGTGCTGCAAACGCTGTACGACAAGCGCGACATCCTGCTGCAGAACCTCATGCCGACCGCGCTCGAGGCCGCCGGGGGATTCCTGCTCGGCAATCTGCTGGCGGCGCTGCTGGCGACGGTGTTCGTGCACAGCAAGACGTTGCGGGAGATTTTCTATCCGGTCGCCGGCATGATCAATTCGATCCCGATCGTCGCCAAGGCGCCGATCCTGGTGCTGATCATGGGCAACGGCATCGAGCCCAAGATCACGATCGCCGCCATGGTGTGCTTCTTCCCCACGCTGGTGAACATGGTTCGCGGGCTGGAAGACGTCAACCCCCAGTCGCTGGAGCTGATGCGCGTGCTGTCGGCCAGCAAGCGCGAGATCTTCTTCAAGCTGCGGCTGTACAACTCGCTGCCCTATCTCTTCTCGGCGCTGCGCATCGCCGCCTCCATGTCGGTGATCGGCGCGGTGGTCGGCGAATGGATCGGGGCCACGGCAGGCGTGGGCGCCATGATCATCCAGGCCACCTACGCCTTCGATTCGGCCTTGCTGTATGCCGCGATCGTCCTGTGCGCGGCCTTGTCCGGCAGCTTCTTCCTAATCATCACCCTGGTGGAGCGCTGGCTCATCAAATGGAAGCCCGAGCAGTCGCATTGA
- a CDS encoding FAD-dependent oxidoreductase produces the protein MTKIGDWLERPARDARVAAQADVVVVGGGPAGLSAALAAARNGARTILLERYNHLGGLASGGMVLVLDDMWDSHLREISVRGNCLDMIERMAAMGLARFPRSDEWGEDPAAYRRWGRWGTFDFHSQKTPHPICFAAAFDPDAYKRVALEMVQQAGVQLRLHSWFSQALVDGDRIKGVICETKNGSEAILADMVIDATGDLDVAASAGAPHISDSYITTTVFRLGGVDTEAAERYEREEPEAYAELDRQIKRVLGGSWGIWWMKTPLPGVVWCNCPHMAGIDGLKVEDLTRAEIVGRQHIHALVDFVRGKLPGFERCFVVDVAPQTGVRQTRLLEGEYVMTKEDVVQRVRFDDSIARGRDYYYPFRALLPRRIENLLVAGRHYSATSQAQKISREIPPCMAMGEAAGTAAALALNAGVTARDIDVRVLQKTLRAQGADPGDQTGPNADVPALAAYVRQAETA, from the coding sequence ATGACAAAGATCGGCGATTGGCTTGAACGGCCCGCCCGCGACGCACGGGTCGCGGCGCAGGCGGACGTAGTGGTGGTGGGCGGCGGACCCGCCGGACTGTCCGCGGCCCTGGCGGCGGCGCGCAACGGCGCCCGGACCATTCTGCTGGAGCGCTACAACCATCTGGGCGGCCTGGCTTCCGGCGGCATGGTGCTGGTGCTGGACGACATGTGGGACAGCCATCTGCGCGAGATCTCGGTGCGCGGCAACTGCCTGGACATGATCGAGCGCATGGCGGCGATGGGGCTGGCGCGTTTCCCCCGCTCGGACGAATGGGGCGAGGATCCCGCTGCGTACCGGCGCTGGGGCCGCTGGGGCACCTTTGATTTCCATAGTCAGAAGACGCCCCACCCCATCTGCTTCGCCGCCGCCTTCGACCCGGACGCCTACAAGCGCGTGGCGCTGGAAATGGTGCAACAGGCCGGCGTGCAGCTACGCCTGCATTCCTGGTTCTCGCAGGCCCTGGTCGACGGCGACCGGATCAAGGGCGTCATCTGCGAAACCAAGAACGGCAGCGAGGCGATCCTGGCGGACATGGTGATCGACGCCACCGGCGACCTGGACGTCGCCGCTTCTGCCGGCGCGCCGCACATCAGCGACAGCTACATCACCACCACCGTGTTCCGCCTGGGTGGCGTGGACACCGAGGCGGCCGAGCGCTACGAGCGCGAGGAACCAGAGGCCTATGCCGAGCTTGATCGCCAGATCAAGCGCGTGCTGGGCGGCTCTTGGGGCATCTGGTGGATGAAGACGCCCCTGCCCGGCGTGGTCTGGTGCAACTGCCCGCACATGGCCGGCATCGACGGGCTCAAGGTCGAAGACCTGACGCGCGCGGAAATCGTGGGCCGCCAGCACATCCACGCGCTGGTCGACTTCGTGCGCGGCAAGCTGCCCGGCTTCGAGCGGTGCTTCGTCGTCGACGTGGCCCCGCAGACCGGCGTGCGCCAGACCCGCCTGCTGGAAGGCGAGTATGTGATGACCAAGGAAGACGTGGTGCAGCGCGTGCGCTTCGACGACAGCATCGCGCGCGGTCGTGACTACTACTACCCGTTCCGCGCCCTGCTGCCCAGGCGGATCGAAAACCTGCTGGTGGCCGGCCGGCACTATTCGGCGACCTCGCAGGCGCAGAAGATATCCCGCGAGATCCCGCCGTGCATGGCGATGGGCGAAGCCGCCGGCACCGCCGCCGCGCTGGCGCTGAACGCGGGCGTGACCGCGCGCGATATCGACGTGCGCGTCTTGCAGAAAACGCTGCGCGCCCAGGGCGCCGATCCCGGCGACCAGACCGGCCCTAACGCCGACGTCCCGGCCCTGGCCGCCTACGTGCGCCAGGCCGAAACCGCATGA
- a CDS encoding CaiB/BaiF CoA-transferase family protein has translation MSIMENRDMQQDLPLSGVRVIDFTQVMMGPVCTQTLGDYGADVIKIERKGAGDLSRSTFEPVAGADNPIFCSLNRNKRSVALDLRDPTHMAQVKALIAGADVVVNNFRAGVMERMGLGYDDCKALNPRVIYAVGTGYGETGPYAFKGGQDVLAQAISGVMARRSDASVPVSVYPTALADYSAGMHMVQGILLALLHRARTGQGQKISVSLYNSMLAMQMQEAAMILMADSEVNWAAMPLCGVYDTRTGPLVMVGAFKPNPLRDICAALEIDDLSADPRYCDLTQQFKNKAALQAIFRERYAGNTREHWLARLEAVDILCSPVRDLREALVDPQTLHNQMLIEGDGEGQRVRFINSPITMSSARVSLRRAPPRLGQHNEDVLRELAQGPDTPAKEAP, from the coding sequence ATGAGCATCATGGAGAACCGCGATATGCAACAAGACCTGCCGCTGAGCGGCGTGCGCGTGATCGATTTCACCCAGGTGATGATGGGGCCGGTCTGCACGCAGACGCTGGGCGACTACGGCGCCGACGTCATCAAGATCGAGCGCAAGGGCGCGGGCGATCTCAGCCGCTCCACCTTCGAACCCGTGGCCGGCGCCGACAACCCGATCTTCTGCAGCCTGAACCGGAACAAGCGCAGCGTGGCGCTGGATCTGCGCGATCCGACGCACATGGCCCAGGTGAAGGCGCTGATCGCCGGCGCCGACGTCGTCGTCAACAACTTCCGCGCCGGCGTCATGGAGCGCATGGGCCTGGGCTACGACGATTGCAAGGCGCTCAACCCGCGCGTCATCTACGCGGTCGGCACCGGCTATGGCGAAACCGGCCCCTACGCATTCAAGGGCGGCCAGGACGTGCTGGCCCAGGCGATATCCGGCGTGATGGCGCGGCGCTCGGACGCATCGGTGCCTGTCTCGGTCTACCCGACGGCGCTGGCGGACTATTCGGCTGGCATGCACATGGTGCAAGGCATCCTGCTGGCGTTGCTGCACCGCGCGCGTACCGGCCAGGGCCAGAAGATCAGCGTGTCCCTGTACAACTCCATGCTGGCGATGCAGATGCAGGAAGCCGCCATGATCCTGATGGCCGATTCCGAGGTCAACTGGGCGGCCATGCCCCTGTGCGGCGTGTACGACACCCGCACGGGGCCGCTGGTGATGGTGGGCGCCTTCAAGCCCAATCCGCTGCGCGACATCTGCGCGGCGCTGGAAATCGACGACCTGTCGGCCGATCCGCGCTATTGCGACCTGACGCAGCAGTTCAAGAACAAGGCGGCGCTGCAGGCCATCTTCCGCGAGCGCTACGCCGGCAATACCCGCGAGCACTGGCTGGCGCGGCTGGAGGCGGTCGACATCCTCTGCTCGCCCGTGCGGGATCTGCGCGAAGCGCTGGTCGACCCGCAGACGCTGCACAACCAGATGCTGATCGAGGGCGACGGCGAAGGCCAGCGCGTGCGCTTCATCAACAGCCCGATCACGATGTCCAGCGCGCGGGTCAGCCTGCGCCGCGCGCCGCCCAGGCTCGGGCAGCATAACGAGGACGTGCTGCGCGAGCTGGCGCAAGGTCCGGACACCCCCGCCAAGGAGGCGCCATGA
- a CDS encoding enoyl-CoA hydratase-related protein, which yields MSVHLRIENHVATVTLARPDVLNAVDLATEAALQRIWTEIEGRDDVRVVVLTGEGERAFCVGADLKNPTTTGLEYWGAARPGGFGGIALRETLNVPVVARVNGFALGGGFEMVLGCDIVVACEEASFGLPEALVGRMPLDGGMTLLQRQIPYRKAMAMLLTGRRIPAREAAELGLINEVVPRAGLDEAVQRWVDALLACAPLSQQAIKQVVRKTGTLSPADAQALRLPALVAALQSEDAHEGVLAFQQKRKPQWRGR from the coding sequence ATGAGCGTGCATCTGCGAATCGAGAACCATGTCGCCACGGTGACGCTGGCGCGGCCCGACGTGCTCAACGCCGTCGACCTCGCCACCGAGGCCGCGCTGCAACGCATCTGGACCGAGATCGAGGGCCGCGACGACGTCCGCGTGGTCGTGCTCACCGGCGAAGGCGAGCGCGCCTTCTGCGTGGGCGCGGACCTGAAGAACCCCACCACCACCGGGCTGGAATACTGGGGCGCGGCGCGCCCTGGCGGCTTCGGCGGCATCGCGTTGCGCGAGACCCTGAACGTGCCGGTCGTGGCCCGGGTCAACGGTTTCGCGCTGGGCGGCGGCTTCGAGATGGTGCTGGGCTGCGACATCGTGGTGGCCTGCGAGGAAGCCAGTTTCGGCCTGCCGGAGGCGCTGGTGGGCCGCATGCCGCTGGACGGCGGCATGACGCTGCTGCAGCGGCAGATTCCCTACCGCAAGGCGATGGCGATGCTGCTGACAGGTCGCCGAATCCCGGCGCGCGAGGCCGCCGAACTCGGCCTGATCAACGAAGTGGTCCCGCGCGCCGGCCTGGACGAGGCGGTGCAACGATGGGTCGACGCCCTGCTGGCCTGCGCCCCGCTGTCGCAGCAGGCCATCAAGCAGGTGGTGCGCAAGACCGGCACCCTGTCGCCCGCCGACGCCCAGGCGCTGCGCCTGCCGGCGCTGGTCGCGGCCCTGCAATCCGAGGACGCGCACGAAGGCGTGCTCGCGTTCCAGCAGAAGCGCAAACCACAATGGCGGGGAAGATAA
- the fdxA gene encoding ferredoxin, giving the protein MTYVIASGCIDVKDRACVKCCPVDCIYEGGRTLYIHPDECISCGICVSVCPTEAIHDAQELPPHEAVFAAVNREFFGPDVSGLGSPGGADGVQPSACDHPMVAAYPARG; this is encoded by the coding sequence ATGACCTACGTGATCGCTTCCGGCTGCATCGACGTCAAGGACCGCGCCTGCGTCAAATGCTGCCCCGTCGACTGCATCTACGAGGGCGGGCGCACGCTGTACATCCATCCGGACGAGTGCATCAGCTGCGGCATCTGCGTGTCCGTCTGTCCGACCGAAGCGATCCACGACGCCCAGGAGCTGCCGCCTCACGAAGCCGTGTTCGCGGCGGTCAACCGGGAGTTCTTCGGACCGGACGTAAGCGGCCTGGGTTCGCCCGGCGGCGCGGACGGCGTGCAGCCCTCGGCCTGCGACCATCCCATGGTCGCGGCCTATCCGGCGCGCGGGTAG
- a CDS encoding LysR family transcriptional regulator, with protein MHASVLKYFVEVARCGSIRKAAQNLYVASSAVNRQILKLEAEMGTDLFDRLPNGIRLNAAGERMLQHIRATLNDFHLMRGELDELKDERTGHVSVAAMDSLFVDLLPAAVEEFSGQYPAVTYAITAVTPWDVASKVLSGEYDVGITFISKLPAGLDVMTQVALPPGVVMASSHPLARKDVVSFADCRSHAFLRLEGRFPMQGGVSPKFSEFWDLLTPSVTCNSTLLLKRLIVTGRGISFFSKLAFLEEISSGEVVWRPIEEPNINALTVGIVVPSQRPLSKVTLEFARGVAQRIKRLELSLLDA; from the coding sequence ATGCACGCCAGCGTCCTGAAGTACTTTGTCGAAGTCGCCCGTTGCGGATCGATCCGCAAGGCCGCGCAGAACCTCTATGTCGCCTCCAGCGCGGTGAACCGGCAGATCCTCAAGCTGGAAGCCGAGATGGGCACCGATCTGTTCGACCGCCTGCCCAACGGCATACGCCTGAACGCGGCCGGCGAGCGCATGCTGCAGCATATCCGCGCGACCCTCAACGATTTCCACCTGATGCGCGGCGAGCTGGACGAGCTGAAGGACGAACGCACGGGCCACGTATCGGTTGCAGCGATGGATTCGCTGTTCGTCGACCTGCTGCCCGCGGCTGTCGAGGAGTTCTCGGGACAGTACCCCGCCGTCACGTATGCCATCACCGCCGTCACGCCCTGGGATGTGGCGTCCAAGGTGCTCAGCGGCGAGTACGACGTGGGCATCACCTTCATTTCCAAGCTGCCGGCCGGCCTCGACGTGATGACCCAGGTCGCGCTGCCGCCTGGCGTGGTGATGGCATCCTCGCATCCGCTGGCCAGGAAGGACGTCGTGAGCTTTGCCGACTGCCGCAGCCATGCCTTCCTGCGGCTGGAGGGACGCTTTCCCATGCAGGGAGGCGTGTCGCCGAAGTTCTCCGAATTCTGGGATCTGCTGACCCCCAGCGTGACCTGCAACTCCACCTTGCTGCTCAAGCGCCTGATCGTCACCGGACGCGGCATTTCCTTTTTCTCGAAGCTGGCGTTCCTGGAGGAAATCTCCAGCGGCGAAGTGGTGTGGCGTCCCATCGAGGAGCCCAATATCAACGCCCTGACCGTCGGCATCGTCGTGCCGAGCCAGCGGCCGCTATCCAAGGTGACGCTGGAATTCGCCCGCGGCGTCGCCCAACGCATCAAGCGCCTGGAGCTATCGCTGCTCGATGCCTGA
- a CDS encoding aldehyde dehydrogenase family protein has protein sequence MKPNFIAGQWLDSAASVANINPSDTRDTIDHYAQADAGMAEAAIAAAHEAKAAWGFCSPQARADALDRIGAEILARREELGRLLSREEGKTLPEGIGEVTRAGYIFKFYAGEALRQRGDKLASVRPGIEIDVTREPVGTVGIIAPWNFPIAIPAWKIAPALAYGNTVVFKPAELVPGCAWVLAEIISRAGLPAGVFNLVMGRGSQVGQALLDDRRIDAISFTGSVATGRRVAQAAAQRMAKAQLEMGGKNPMVVLDDADLDVAVECAVQSAFYSTGQRCTASSRIIVEQGVYARFLQKLRDRAASLRIGHALEAGTDIGPVASRDQLEQNLRYVDIGRQEGARLLCGGGELQLGTPGHYMAPAIFADCDNAMRICREEIFGPVAAVMPARDYEHALALANDTEFGLASGICSTSLKHVQHFKRHAQAGMVMVNVPTAGVDYHVPFGGRKGSSLGSREQGSHAIEFYTTVKTAYVAG, from the coding sequence ATGAAACCGAACTTCATTGCCGGCCAGTGGCTGGATAGCGCGGCCAGCGTCGCCAACATCAATCCTTCCGACACGCGCGACACGATCGATCATTATGCCCAGGCCGACGCCGGCATGGCCGAAGCCGCGATCGCCGCCGCGCACGAAGCCAAGGCGGCATGGGGCTTCTGCAGCCCGCAGGCCCGCGCGGATGCCCTGGATCGCATCGGCGCCGAAATCCTCGCGCGCCGCGAAGAGCTGGGCCGGCTGCTGTCTCGGGAAGAAGGCAAGACGCTGCCCGAAGGCATCGGCGAAGTCACGCGCGCCGGCTACATCTTCAAGTTCTACGCCGGCGAAGCCCTGCGCCAGCGCGGCGACAAGCTGGCCTCGGTCAGGCCTGGCATAGAGATCGACGTGACGCGCGAACCCGTGGGCACGGTCGGCATCATCGCGCCCTGGAACTTTCCGATCGCCATTCCCGCCTGGAAAATCGCGCCCGCGCTGGCCTATGGCAATACGGTCGTGTTCAAGCCCGCCGAACTGGTGCCGGGCTGCGCCTGGGTGCTGGCCGAGATCATCAGCCGCGCCGGCCTGCCGGCAGGCGTCTTCAACCTGGTGATGGGTCGCGGCTCGCAGGTGGGTCAGGCGCTGCTGGACGACCGCCGCATCGACGCCATCTCCTTCACCGGTTCGGTCGCCACGGGCCGGCGCGTGGCGCAGGCCGCCGCGCAACGCATGGCCAAGGCCCAGCTGGAAATGGGTGGCAAGAATCCGATGGTGGTGCTGGACGACGCCGACCTGGACGTCGCCGTCGAGTGCGCGGTGCAAAGCGCGTTCTATTCCACCGGACAACGCTGCACGGCATCGAGCCGGATCATCGTCGAGCAAGGCGTCTACGCGCGCTTCCTGCAGAAGTTGCGGGACCGCGCGGCCTCGCTCAGGATCGGCCACGCGCTGGAAGCCGGAACCGACATCGGCCCCGTCGCCAGCCGCGACCAACTGGAACAGAACCTGCGCTACGTGGACATCGGCAGGCAGGAAGGCGCGCGGTTGCTGTGCGGCGGCGGCGAGCTGCAACTCGGCACGCCGGGCCACTACATGGCGCCCGCCATCTTCGCGGACTGCGACAACGCCATGCGCATCTGCCGCGAGGAAATCTTCGGGCCGGTCGCGGCGGTCATGCCGGCACGCGACTACGAACACGCGCTGGCCCTTGCCAACGACACGGAATTCGGCCTTGCCAGCGGCATCTGTTCGACGTCCCTGAAGCACGTGCAGCACTTCAAGCGGCATGCGCAGGCCGGCATGGTGATGGTGAACGTGCCGACCGCCGGTGTGGACTACCACGTGCCCTTCGGCGGCCGGAAGGGATCCAGCCTCGGTTCGCGCGAGCAAGGCAGCCACGCGATCGAGTTCTACACCACGGTGAAGACCGCCTACGTGGCGGGCTGA
- a CDS encoding amino acid permease yields MAPSEHDESRAAGKAVTGGESPSGLRRALSARHLTMIAVGGSIGTGLFVASGATVAQAGPGGALLGYALIGIMVYFLMTSLGELAAAMPVSGSFSTYGARYVEEGFGFALGWNYWYNWAVTVAVDLVAAQLVMAYWFPDIPGVYWSALFLAITFGLNALSARGFGEAEFWFALIKVVAVLAFVVMGVMMLLGIIRGGETGGLANWTVGDAPFAGGFAALIGVAMVVGFSFQGTELIGIAAGESKDPARNLPRAVRQVFWRILLFYVMAILVIGLLIPYTDPQLLRTEVTDVSVSPFALIFERAGLLAAASVMNAVVLTSVLSAGNSGMYAATRMLYSLARDGKAPAVFGRVTGNGVPLWALVATTVVAALCFFSFIFSPKAVYVWLLNTSGMTGFIAWLGIAISHYRFRRGYVAQGRNLADLPYVSPFFPFGPIFAFALCLIITLGQNYQAFLQDRIDWGGVVATYVGIPLFLLIWLGYRLVRGSRFVSYRDMRFPDARARSEYLDTALRGGAVTETR; encoded by the coding sequence TTGGCACCATCGGAACACGATGAATCCCGCGCCGCCGGCAAGGCCGTGACCGGAGGCGAAAGCCCCTCCGGCCTGCGCCGCGCCCTGTCCGCGCGCCACCTGACCATGATCGCTGTCGGCGGCTCGATCGGCACCGGCCTGTTCGTGGCATCGGGCGCGACCGTGGCCCAGGCCGGCCCCGGGGGCGCGCTGCTGGGCTACGCGCTGATCGGCATCATGGTCTATTTCCTGATGACCAGCCTGGGCGAGCTGGCCGCGGCCATGCCGGTTTCCGGCTCGTTCTCGACCTATGGCGCGCGCTACGTCGAAGAAGGCTTCGGTTTCGCGCTGGGCTGGAACTATTGGTACAACTGGGCCGTCACGGTGGCGGTGGATCTGGTGGCCGCGCAGCTGGTGATGGCCTACTGGTTCCCCGACATTCCAGGCGTGTACTGGAGCGCGCTGTTCCTGGCGATCACCTTCGGGCTCAATGCCTTGTCCGCGCGCGGCTTCGGCGAGGCCGAGTTCTGGTTCGCGCTGATCAAGGTGGTCGCGGTGCTGGCCTTCGTGGTCATGGGCGTGATGATGCTGCTTGGCATCATCCGCGGCGGCGAGACCGGCGGCCTGGCCAACTGGACCGTGGGCGACGCGCCGTTCGCGGGCGGTTTCGCGGCGCTGATCGGCGTGGCCATGGTGGTGGGCTTTTCCTTCCAGGGCACCGAACTCATCGGCATCGCGGCCGGCGAATCCAAGGATCCCGCGCGCAACCTGCCGCGCGCGGTGCGCCAGGTGTTCTGGCGCATCCTGCTGTTCTACGTGATGGCCATCCTGGTCATCGGCCTGCTCATTCCCTATACCGATCCGCAGCTGCTGCGCACCGAAGTCACCGACGTCAGCGTCAGCCCCTTCGCGCTGATCTTCGAGCGCGCCGGCCTGCTGGCGGCCGCCTCGGTCATGAACGCGGTGGTGCTGACCTCGGTGCTGTCGGCCGGCAACTCCGGCATGTACGCCGCTACTCGCATGCTGTACAGCCTGGCGCGCGACGGCAAGGCGCCCGCGGTGTTCGGTCGCGTGACCGGCAACGGCGTGCCGCTGTGGGCGCTGGTGGCCACGACCGTGGTCGCGGCGCTGTGCTTCTTCAGCTTCATCTTCAGCCCCAAGGCCGTCTACGTCTGGCTGCTGAACACCTCGGGCATGACGGGCTTCATCGCCTGGCTGGGCATCGCCATCAGCCACTACCGCTTCCGGCGAGGCTATGTGGCGCAGGGCCGCAACCTGGCGGACCTGCCCTATGTGTCGCCGTTCTTCCCGTTCGGCCCGATCTTCGCCTTCGCCTTGTGCCTGATCATCACGCTGGGGCAGAACTACCAGGCCTTCCTGCAGGACCGCATCGACTGGGGCGGCGTGGTGGCCACGTATGTCGGCATTCCGCTGTTCCTGCTGATCTGGCTGGGCTATCGCCTGGTGCGCGGTTCGCGCTTCGTCAGTTACCGCGACATGCGCTTTCCGGATGCGCGGGCGCGCAGCGAGTACCTGGATACGGCGCTGCGCGGCGGCGCGGTGACGGAAACGCGCTGA
- a CDS encoding AMP nucleosidase: MMNAVHPESSMNRPDALPFEPFQDAVAAVDRLEEIYSRNTAFLRAVFREVLEDAGAREGDKSRARAYYPAIRIRVETYDPIDTRLSYGHVAEPGIYQTTITQPALFRDYLIEQVGLLLQNHRVAVEVGESDSPIPLHFAFPEGAYVEGEHLEALKRPLRDLFDVPDLAVTDDAIVNGSWRGKDGEPKPLAPFTAQRVDYSLHRLQHYTSTAPTHFQNFVLFTNYQFYVDEFCARARALMASGNQDYEMLVEPGNRITRRGESGPAEAGELPRLPQMPAYHLVRGDHSGITLVNIGVGPSNAKTITDHIAVLRPHAWLMLGHCAGLRDSQRLGDYVLAHGYVREDHVLDADLPTWVPVPALAEVQVALEQAVEEVAGLSGWDLKRIMRTGTVATIDNRNWELRDHVELVERFAQSRAIALDMESATIAANGFRFRVPYGTLLCVSDKPLHGELKLPGMASAFYRRQVNQHLEIGIRALERLRGMPPERLHSRKLRTFMETAFQ, translated from the coding sequence ATGATGAATGCAGTCCACCCCGAATCCTCCATGAACCGGCCCGACGCCTTGCCTTTCGAACCCTTCCAGGACGCGGTTGCCGCGGTCGACCGGCTCGAAGAGATCTACAGCCGCAATACCGCCTTCCTGCGCGCGGTCTTCCGAGAGGTGCTCGAGGACGCCGGCGCCCGGGAAGGCGACAAGTCGCGGGCCCGGGCCTATTATCCGGCCATCCGCATCCGTGTCGAGACCTACGATCCCATCGACACGCGCCTGTCCTATGGCCACGTGGCCGAACCGGGCATCTACCAGACCACGATCACCCAGCCGGCGCTGTTCCGCGACTACCTGATCGAGCAGGTCGGATTGCTGCTGCAGAACCACCGCGTGGCGGTCGAGGTGGGCGAGTCGGACTCGCCCATTCCCCTGCATTTCGCCTTCCCGGAAGGCGCCTACGTCGAGGGCGAGCACCTGGAAGCGCTCAAGCGCCCGCTGCGCGACCTGTTCGACGTGCCCGACCTGGCCGTGACCGACGACGCCATCGTCAACGGTTCCTGGCGCGGCAAGGACGGCGAGCCCAAGCCGCTGGCGCCCTTCACCGCGCAGCGCGTGGACTACTCGCTGCACCGGCTGCAGCACTACACGTCGACCGCGCCCACGCATTTCCAGAACTTCGTGCTGTTCACGAACTACCAGTTCTACGTCGACGAGTTCTGCGCCCGCGCTCGCGCCCTGATGGCCAGCGGCAACCAGGATTACGAGATGCTGGTGGAACCCGGCAACCGCATCACCCGGCGCGGCGAAAGCGGCCCGGCCGAGGCGGGCGAGCTGCCGCGGCTGCCACAGATGCCGGCTTATCACCTGGTGCGCGGCGACCATTCCGGTATCACCCTGGTCAATATCGGGGTGGGCCCGTCCAACGCCAAGACCATCACCGACCACATCGCCGTGCTGCGCCCACACGCCTGGCTGATGCTGGGCCACTGCGCCGGTCTGCGCGATTCCCAGCGCCTGGGCGACTACGTGCTCGCGCACGGTTATGTGCGCGAGGATCACGTGCTGGACGCCGACCTGCCGACCTGGGTGCCGGTACCGGCGCTGGCCGAGGTGCAAGTGGCGCTGGAGCAGGCGGTGGAAGAGGTGGCCGGCCTGTCGGGCTGGGACCTGAAGCGCATCATGCGCACGGGCACCGTGGCCACCATCGACAACCGCAACTGGGAGCTGCGCGACCACGTCGAACTGGTCGAACGCTTCGCCCAGTCACGCGCCATCGCCCTGGACATGGAATCCGCCACCATCGCCGCCAACGGCTTCCGTTTCCGCGTGCCCTACGGCACCTTGCTGTGCGTGTCGGACAAGCCGCTGCACGGCGAGCTGAAGCTGCCCGGCATGGCCAGCGCCTTCTACCGCCGCCAGGTCAACCAGCACCTGGAAATCGGCATCCGCGCCCTCGAACGCCTGCGCGGCATGCCGCCGGAGCGCCTGCACTCCCGCAAGCTGCGGACCTTCATGGAAACCGCCTTCCAATAG